Proteins from a genomic interval of Candidatus Rubidus massiliensis:
- a CDS encoding DoxX → MKELFKPTRLPMSTSTGLFLVRLIAGLAFMYHGYGKIQNPMGWMGPDATIPGVFQLLAALAEFGGGLAWIVGFLTPLASLGIAITMGVAIYFHAAILGDPFVASAAGSGSYEPALLYLSIAFLFLFAGPGKFSLDRLLFGEKN, encoded by the coding sequence ATGAAAGAGTTATTTAAACCAACGCGCCTTCCAATGAGTACGTCCACAGGTCTTTTTCTTGTTCGTTTAATTGCAGGGCTTGCTTTTATGTATCATGGATACGGAAAAATTCAAAACCCGATGGGGTGGATGGGACCAGATGCCACAATTCCTGGAGTGTTTCAATTGCTAGCAGCGCTTGCAGAATTTGGTGGTGGACTTGCTTGGATAGTGGGATTTTTAACTCCCTTAGCGTCGCTTGGGATAGCTATCACCATGGGAGTTGCTATCTACTTTCATGCTGCAATTTTAGGTGATCCATTTGTAGCATCAGCTGCGGGTAGCGGATCTTATGAGCCAGCTTTACTCTATTTAAGCATTGCTTTTCTTTTCTTATTTGCAGGGCCTGGCAAATTTTCGTTGGATAGATTGCTATTTGGCGAAAAAAATTAA
- the ykfC gene encoding Gamma-D-glutamyl-L-lysine endopeptidase, with amino-acid sequence MNFYINKSIVDVRSQPIERQEIFFDPHQSTQLLYGDKIKILAKKSLWVFVECENQYLFERDWKKYRGWIKTNTYLEKNNYYYNGIVIQPFKKDDTFFSFGSKLKVIKIEPEYVIVRLLNDETIKIKRDFIQLNSDNKLCREEIAKRAKQFLGFPYLWGGRSSYSSDLPSSVDCSGLIQLLYHSFGIKMARNAHDQFLATVPIEYEQLQKGDLIFTSPLNKKRMDHVMLFLENDFLLESTANPGLVRTVSGKEKLGTPLPFIKNGQIIGQKKVFFTKCPHLLSL; translated from the coding sequence ATGAATTTCTATATAAATAAAAGTATTGTTGATGTCAGATCTCAACCTATCGAAAGACAAGAAATTTTTTTCGATCCCCATCAATCCACACAACTTCTTTATGGAGATAAAATAAAAATTCTCGCCAAAAAATCTTTGTGGGTCTTTGTCGAATGCGAAAATCAATATCTCTTTGAAAGAGATTGGAAAAAGTATAGAGGCTGGATAAAGACAAATACTTATTTAGAAAAGAATAATTATTATTATAATGGTATTGTAATACAGCCTTTTAAAAAGGATGATACTTTTTTCTCATTTGGCTCTAAACTAAAAGTGATAAAGATTGAGCCTGAATATGTGATTGTGCGTTTACTAAACGATGAAACCATTAAAATTAAAAGGGATTTTATCCAATTAAATAGTGATAACAAACTTTGTAGAGAAGAAATAGCAAAAAGAGCAAAACAATTTCTTGGATTTCCCTATCTTTGGGGTGGGAGAAGTTCTTATAGTAGTGATTTGCCATCAAGTGTCGATTGTTCAGGACTTATTCAATTACTTTATCATTCGTTTGGAATTAAAATGGCAAGAAATGCTCACGATCAATTTTTAGCAACCGTGCCCATTGAATATGAACAACTGCAAAAAGGAGATTTAATTTTTACATCTCCTCTAAATAAAAAGAGAATGGATCATGTAATGCTCTTTTTAGAAAATGATTTCCTCTTAGAATCTACTGCGAATCCCGGACTTGTTAGGACGGTTAGTGGCAAAGAAAAGTTAGGTACGCCTTTGCCTTTCATCAAAAATGGGCAAATCATTGGGCAAAAAAAAGTTTTTTTTACTAAATGCCCACATTTGTTGAGTTTATAA
- a CDS encoding Kae1-associated kinase Bud32, producing the protein MACSIPPSFSVIKTENQTFSKREDTDSRLNNLFSLRSPTIIHNHNTQINLTFINVTTLLPQQSLPISFKELYHDFSSIHLEEKMMLEKVFDLVPFKKSNNKISKKKGIVSRTIIQTKKFFLIKSPKKVTHGKKTLRRITSYPKTKFNKGQDFLYIATKIERKNQINRINTEIHFFNHFKEDDIYPFILKKTIRDDKYVLIMEKFGLSLFEHLNALTFIQRIDIFRQIVELVLYVHQNNFTLGDIKPENILVKKDEEGTFDVRLIDFDFSIDHNEKQRQDNFIKRGTLEFMSPEKPL; encoded by the coding sequence ATGGCTTGTAGCATCCCGCCTTCTTTTTCTGTCATAAAAACAGAAAATCAAACTTTTAGCAAAAGAGAAGATACAGATTCAAGATTAAACAATCTATTTTCACTAAGATCCCCAACTATTATTCACAACCATAATACGCAAATAAATCTGACTTTCATAAATGTTACAACCCTTTTGCCTCAACAATCTTTGCCAATTAGTTTTAAAGAATTATACCACGATTTTAGCTCAATTCATTTAGAAGAAAAAATGATGTTGGAAAAAGTTTTTGATTTAGTTCCTTTTAAAAAATCTAATAATAAAATTTCTAAGAAAAAAGGAATTGTATCAAGAACAATCATTCAGACCAAAAAATTCTTTTTAATCAAATCACCTAAAAAGGTTACCCATGGGAAAAAAACCTTACGCCGCATCACCTCTTATCCTAAGACCAAATTCAACAAAGGACAAGATTTTTTATACATTGCCACTAAAATCGAAAGAAAAAATCAAATAAATCGAATAAACACTGAAATCCATTTTTTTAATCATTTCAAAGAGGATGACATTTACCCCTTTATCTTAAAGAAAACAATCCGAGATGATAAATATGTTCTTATAATGGAGAAATTCGGCCTATCTCTATTTGAACATCTCAATGCATTAACATTTATTCAAAGAATCGATATCTTTAGGCAAATTGTAGAGCTAGTACTGTATGTTCATCAAAATAACTTTACTCTTGGAGATATAAAACCTGAAAACATTTTAGTTAAAAAAGACGAAGAAGGCACGTTTGATGTTCGACTCATCGATTTTGATTTCTCCATTGATCATAATGAAAAACAACGTCAAGACAATTTCATAAAACGGGGAACTCTTGAATTTATGTCTCCTGAAAAGCCTCTTTAG
- the ndh gene encoding NADH dehydrogenase, producing MSYTKVVVVGGGFGGLHVTQGLKKADVDILLIDRNNHHLFQPLLYQVATAALSPSNIAIPLREIFRNQPNASVIMADIVQINKEEKYVQSFTGEKFYYDYLVIAIGSRHSYFGNNQWEPLAPGLKTIPDAIRIRESILMSFENAEKCDSFKEIANYLRFVIIGGGPTGVEMAGSIAEIAKKSLFNNFRRIKPEQSEIYLIEGEKQILPTYPPSLSAKALKDLEQMGVNVMLNAKVTNVTEDGVYIGDKFIATKNVIWAAGNQVPPLLKTLNVELDRQGRAIVEADMSLPGHPEIFVVGDAAHVGDNGKTLPGIAPVAIQEGKYVSKIIAKKTPQDQRKPFKYFDKGSMATIGKARAIAMMGKGKVLLSGFIAWLAWCFLHIFYLISFRNRLIVMIEWFYWYLTNLRPVRIISRPIDEIYKTEKKELDKKQSDNNSK from the coding sequence ATGTCTTATACTAAAGTTGTTGTAGTTGGTGGAGGCTTTGGAGGGTTACATGTAACACAAGGTCTTAAAAAAGCTGATGTTGATATTTTGCTCATTGATCGCAATAATCACCATTTATTTCAACCTTTGTTATATCAAGTAGCAACTGCTGCCTTATCTCCAAGTAATATTGCTATCCCACTTAGGGAAATTTTTCGCAATCAGCCTAATGCTTCTGTAATCATGGCAGATATTGTTCAGATAAATAAAGAAGAAAAGTATGTGCAATCTTTTACAGGTGAAAAATTTTATTACGATTATTTAGTGATTGCCATAGGTTCTAGACATTCCTATTTTGGCAATAATCAGTGGGAACCTTTAGCTCCTGGTTTAAAAACAATACCTGATGCTATTCGTATTCGTGAGAGCATTTTAATGAGCTTTGAAAATGCAGAAAAATGTGACAGTTTTAAAGAAATTGCCAATTATTTGCGTTTTGTCATTATTGGAGGTGGCCCAACAGGGGTTGAAATGGCAGGTTCCATTGCTGAAATTGCCAAGAAGTCTTTGTTTAATAACTTTAGAAGAATTAAGCCTGAGCAATCAGAAATTTATTTAATCGAAGGGGAAAAACAGATTTTACCAACTTATCCTCCCTCTTTATCTGCTAAAGCTTTAAAAGATTTAGAGCAAATGGGTGTCAATGTCATGCTCAATGCTAAAGTGACTAATGTTACAGAAGATGGGGTGTATATTGGAGATAAATTTATTGCCACGAAAAATGTCATTTGGGCTGCTGGAAATCAAGTTCCTCCTTTACTAAAAACATTAAATGTAGAATTAGATCGACAAGGTCGAGCGATAGTGGAAGCAGATATGAGTTTACCGGGTCATCCCGAAATTTTTGTAGTGGGAGATGCCGCGCATGTTGGAGATAATGGTAAAACACTACCTGGAATTGCGCCTGTTGCTATTCAAGAAGGTAAATATGTGTCAAAGATTATTGCTAAAAAAACTCCGCAAGACCAAAGGAAACCTTTTAAATATTTTGATAAAGGGAGCATGGCCACAATTGGAAAGGCTAGAGCTATCGCCATGATGGGGAAAGGAAAAGTTTTGCTTTCAGGTTTTATCGCCTGGCTTGCTTGGTGTTTTCTCCATATTTTTTATTTAATAAGCTTTAGAAATCGATTAATAGTGATGATAGAGTGGTTTTACTGGTATCTCACCAATTTGCGCCCAGTTAGAATCATTTCAAGACCAATTGATGAAATTTACAAAACAGAAAAAAAAGAATTAGATAAAAAACAAAGCGATAACAATTCAAAATGA
- a CDS encoding serine/threonine-protein kinase 1, protein MECNQLLYSVKPQTPLSSNVEKLSTPSIVLENLSSNKQSTLDKVSKVVSDRLTNEQELYNDLYGPINPRQIQLLQIFFTHSELKLPQGQHLFKIKKHFGCPETMLENPHNFIVKSNKCFLTTNGKKIRRATVYDKKNPTLGYRFIWKSVTNPCPVTYKQQQTEKAIIHTLQKRNVTLQTSYLSFHNKKIITLQSCFGKDLLSLLEEKTLSPAHLLEIGLQLIEKLSILHQEAIAHADLKLENILVKMGLKIDLRLIDFEYSRIKNCVGPNEGFCTLERAAPEYFYADQIDYIKADIWALGLILYYLFNQELAYLETYLEISNYVRTNNTIKINPTIWKQWKQTFYSPYNVKVSPSFDNSDFITQLQSILNKTLAYHPSDRATIHEIKEMYILLMKTFNNGVI, encoded by the coding sequence ATGGAATGTAATCAACTACTATATTCTGTAAAGCCACAAACCCCTTTATCTTCAAATGTCGAAAAATTAAGTACTCCCTCTATTGTTCTAGAAAATCTCTCCTCAAACAAACAATCTACCCTTGACAAAGTGTCTAAAGTTGTTTCAGATAGATTAACAAACGAACAAGAATTGTATAATGACCTTTATGGGCCAATTAATCCAAGGCAAATTCAGTTGTTGCAAATTTTTTTTACCCATTCTGAATTAAAGCTTCCTCAAGGACAACACTTATTTAAAATAAAAAAGCATTTTGGATGCCCCGAAACCATGCTTGAAAACCCTCATAATTTCATCGTAAAATCTAATAAATGTTTTTTGACTACAAACGGAAAAAAGATTCGTCGAGCCACGGTTTATGATAAGAAAAATCCTACTTTAGGCTATCGATTTATTTGGAAAAGTGTTACGAATCCTTGCCCTGTTACCTATAAACAACAACAAACCGAAAAAGCGATTATTCATACTCTTCAAAAAAGAAATGTTACTTTACAAACAAGTTACCTTTCTTTTCATAATAAAAAAATTATAACCCTTCAAAGTTGCTTTGGAAAAGATTTATTAAGCCTTCTGGAGGAAAAAACATTAAGTCCAGCTCATTTGCTAGAGATTGGACTACAATTAATAGAAAAACTCTCTATATTACATCAAGAAGCAATTGCACATGCTGATCTAAAACTTGAAAATATTCTCGTCAAAATGGGCTTAAAAATTGATCTTAGATTGATCGATTTTGAATATAGTCGCATCAAGAATTGTGTGGGTCCAAATGAAGGGTTTTGCACCCTAGAGCGAGCGGCTCCAGAATATTTTTATGCCGACCAGATCGACTATATAAAAGCCGATATTTGGGCCTTAGGGTTAATCCTTTATTATTTGTTCAATCAAGAATTGGCTTATCTTGAAACTTACCTAGAAATATCTAACTACGTTAGAACAAATAATACGATTAAAATAAATCCAACAATTTGGAAGCAATGGAAACAGACTTTTTATTCTCCTTATAATGTAAAAGTCTCCCCCTCATTTGACAATTCAGATTTTATAACACAACTTCAATCCATTTTAAATAAAACCTTGGCCTATCACCCAAGTGATCGAGCAACCATTCATGAAATAAAAGAAATGTACATTCTTTTAATGAAAACATTTAATAATGGGGTAATCTAA
- a CDS encoding Phosphorylated carbohydrates phosphatase, translated as MQNYFKILYLVLFVTNSYLSATIVTPYGDKMEAIIFDCDGVLVDTEYLKFLAWQEALGKKNIEFRIDEYKPLVGLSSESILTNIKKLKNIHISDDVIATKNGIYKALQKQGIPPIETMIAFVKYLVKNKDHFGIKLGLASSAPKEEILFNLKEIGLENAFDAIISGSDDLNDYEDAQEKNKPKPYIYIEAAKQLRVLPSKCLVFEDTAAGIEAAVRAQMVGIAVPNQFTLNQDFSKARKVIHTPEELSFSEFVKD; from the coding sequence ATGCAAAATTATTTTAAAATTCTTTATTTAGTTTTATTTGTAACAAATAGTTATCTTTCTGCAACAATTGTTACCCCTTATGGCGATAAAATGGAAGCTATCATATTTGATTGTGATGGAGTATTGGTTGATACAGAATATTTAAAGTTTTTAGCTTGGCAAGAAGCACTAGGCAAAAAGAATATCGAATTTAGGATAGATGAATATAAACCTCTTGTAGGTTTAAGTTCAGAAAGTATCTTAACAAATATAAAAAAATTAAAAAACATTCATATTAGCGATGATGTAATAGCAACAAAAAATGGCATTTATAAAGCCTTGCAAAAGCAAGGGATTCCACCTATTGAGACTATGATCGCTTTTGTCAAATATTTAGTAAAAAACAAAGATCATTTTGGCATAAAGCTCGGCTTAGCATCCTCGGCTCCAAAAGAGGAGATACTATTTAATTTAAAAGAAATTGGTTTAGAAAATGCTTTTGATGCCATTATTTCAGGTTCTGATGACTTAAATGATTATGAAGATGCACAAGAAAAAAATAAACCCAAACCCTATATTTATATAGAAGCTGCGAAACAACTAAGAGTTTTACCCTCTAAATGTTTGGTTTTTGAAGATACAGCGGCTGGTATAGAGGCTGCGGTTAGAGCTCAAATGGTAGGAATAGCAGTACCCAATCAATTTACTCTCAATCAAGATTTTTCAAAAGCTAGAAAAGTAATTCATACACCTGAAGAATTGTCTTTTAGTGAATTTGTAAAAGATTAA
- a CDS encoding hypothetical protein (putative conserved protein) gives MIHSISIIPRYQPIKIPQSVLVEMDTVFEIVKTNSSKDCNVLLNENRKIKSIFFGPEAKQFSDLKIHKLSKKTGLIPLTVIITDTFFYIKSLQKAQQGDKTFRKVTRVNRINFQVDSFLYISTRIFSNDARKLQEMEQRTKAELTFLNAFENDRVYPSLADKWVTTGDKYYQITELFGTSLFNALDYLTFEQKIDAAWQLIDLVALVHGKQFSLGDLKPDNILIKVLPNNRVQIKLIDFDFSKDHRKGMDTKNFAFGTPLYMSPETVFEENINFFQADIWSLAITLFELFSTEEDPILFEKAAQLIFAIKKGYTEPSNVRRECEADYKKNTPIHLYDRADHYDQNCLQLYQQLEYLIQSMLKFEPSERPTIEQVKMFYQTVIANYKI, from the coding sequence ATGATCCATTCAATAAGCATTATACCGCGATACCAGCCTATAAAAATACCACAATCTGTACTTGTTGAAATGGATACTGTTTTTGAAATTGTAAAGACCAATTCATCAAAAGATTGCAATGTTTTACTCAATGAAAATAGAAAGATCAAATCGATTTTTTTTGGACCTGAGGCTAAACAATTTAGCGATCTTAAAATCCATAAACTTTCGAAAAAAACTGGATTAATTCCCCTCACAGTCATAATTACAGATACATTTTTTTACATTAAATCTCTTCAAAAGGCACAACAAGGAGATAAAACATTTAGAAAAGTTACAAGAGTCAATCGCATAAATTTTCAGGTTGATAGCTTTCTATATATTAGTACGCGTATTTTTTCAAATGACGCCAGAAAATTGCAAGAGATGGAACAACGAACTAAAGCAGAACTTACCTTCCTCAATGCGTTTGAAAATGACCGGGTTTACCCAAGCCTTGCTGATAAGTGGGTGACAACAGGAGATAAATACTATCAAATAACGGAGCTATTTGGAACTTCACTATTCAATGCATTAGACTATTTAACGTTCGAACAAAAAATTGATGCCGCTTGGCAACTCATCGATTTAGTCGCGTTAGTTCATGGTAAGCAATTCTCCTTAGGCGATTTAAAACCCGATAATATTTTAATTAAAGTTCTACCAAATAATCGCGTGCAAATAAAGCTTATCGATTTTGATTTTTCTAAAGATCATCGCAAGGGAATGGATACTAAAAATTTTGCCTTTGGCACTCCTCTTTACATGTCTCCAGAAACTGTCTTTGAAGAGAACATTAATTTCTTTCAAGCCGATATATGGTCTTTAGCCATAACCTTATTTGAACTTTTTTCAACAGAAGAAGATCCGATTCTTTTTGAAAAAGCAGCTCAATTAATTTTTGCAATAAAAAAAGGTTATACTGAACCATCAAATGTGCGAAGAGAATGTGAAGCTGACTACAAAAAAAACACCCCTATTCATTTGTACGATAGAGCTGATCACTATGACCAAAACTGTTTGCAATTGTATCAACAATTAGAATACTTAATACAATCCATGTTGAAATTTGAACCAAGTGAAAGACCCACTATTGAACAAGTAAAAATGTTTTATCAAACTGTAATAGCAAATTACAAAATTTAA
- the pknH gene encoding Serine/threonine-protein kinase PknH: protein MSISFNQFDPMQIETWEGIVSPDSPTPMEMDWTNSNVENNNNITNTQSSNNTNTISNTNNSHNTNNNNQIATTYTVHLTTINNYFSPTTSPLTSLPPSPEKSNSPENTPVTRDFSEAATMLNSRVEKVTSQQLNDIEDLFEDLESSHTPNLEHFQLFTTQPHLARPYGNGLLKIKKSISIPETIIETPDSYIVKSNKFFLTSMGKKVRKVTIYEKNNLNKHKRYVYKSIKNPGEKAFNNLSNEWQIIQIFKNTNLYPSTLYMTFNEEKIVSIQEKFGVDLFTLYENGSLNFDQKIEIAKQIIHHLNLMHSRNITHGDLKFENIVVKVDENVKARLIDFELSLDHNGKEITENLEQATFERAAPELFFSDLIDYKKADIWALGLILNDLFNSLPQYAEVYQTAKAAMYSSEEKTAEFWAEVERQFQIPPQIDISESLLEHPRYAAFLNCYTKLLNRCFTFDSKKRASIQEVQHLFAELIRIYKGN, encoded by the coding sequence ATGTCTATTTCTTTTAATCAATTTGATCCAATGCAAATAGAAACTTGGGAAGGGATCGTTTCTCCCGATTCCCCGACTCCCATGGAGATGGATTGGACTAATAGTAATGTAGAAAATAACAATAATATTACAAACACCCAATCTTCTAATAATACCAATACTATTAGCAATACCAATAATAGTCATAACACAAACAATAATAACCAAATTGCAACTACCTATACTGTGCACTTAACGACTATTAATAACTATTTTAGTCCCACAACTTCGCCTCTTACTTCCTTACCTCCCTCACCAGAAAAGAGTAACTCCCCTGAAAATACTCCAGTGACGAGAGACTTTTCAGAAGCAGCTACAATGCTAAATAGTCGTGTGGAAAAAGTTACGTCTCAACAATTAAATGACATCGAAGACTTATTTGAAGATTTAGAATCTTCACATACTCCAAACCTGGAACACTTTCAATTATTTACTACTCAACCCCACCTAGCACGCCCATATGGTAATGGGTTATTAAAAATAAAAAAATCGATCAGTATACCTGAAACCATTATTGAAACCCCCGATAGCTATATCGTTAAATCGAACAAGTTTTTTTTAACGAGTATGGGGAAAAAAGTTCGCAAAGTCACTATTTACGAAAAAAATAACTTAAATAAGCATAAAAGATATGTTTATAAAAGCATTAAAAATCCTGGAGAAAAAGCTTTTAATAACTTGTCAAACGAATGGCAAATTATCCAAATTTTTAAAAATACCAATTTATATCCATCGACCCTTTATATGACATTTAATGAAGAGAAAATTGTCTCCATCCAAGAAAAATTTGGGGTCGATCTATTTACTTTATATGAAAATGGTAGTTTAAATTTTGATCAAAAAATAGAAATCGCTAAACAAATTATTCATCATTTAAACTTAATGCATAGCAGAAATATTACACACGGTGATTTAAAATTTGAAAATATTGTTGTTAAAGTTGATGAAAACGTTAAAGCTCGCCTAATCGATTTTGAATTAAGTTTAGATCATAATGGAAAGGAAATTACCGAAAATCTCGAACAAGCTACATTTGAAAGAGCGGCTCCTGAGTTATTTTTTTCTGATCTCATAGATTATAAAAAAGCAGATATTTGGGCATTAGGCTTAATTTTAAATGACTTGTTTAATTCTCTACCTCAATATGCAGAAGTTTATCAAACGGCTAAAGCCGCTATGTATAGCAGCGAAGAAAAAACTGCTGAATTTTGGGCAGAAGTTGAGAGACAATTTCAAATCCCTCCTCAAATAGATATCTCTGAATCTCTATTAGAACATCCTCGTTATGCAGCCTTTTTAAATTGCTACACAAAACTTTTAAATCGTTGCTTTACTTTCGATAGCAAAAAAAGAGCTAGCATACAAGAAGTGCAACACCTATTTGCTGAATTAATTCGTATTTATAAAGGAAATTAA
- a CDS encoding hypothetical protein (putative conserved protein): MDNRTITPKSIYVDTETIFNSIKSPPTSEDRGILFDDKGNIKSIFCDLSICTRFEKTEIVKISKKTGLVAKTVFITPFYFYIKSNQKAQLKYKKFRKITRFEKTSLEVANFLYISNTNITLDENQLKLNLKTTAEHLFFDCFSKDSMYPTIAEKWLTDKKSYLINEFFGPSLFDSLNTLSLNQRLSICSQMIDLVAIAHAKQFSLGDIKPLNTLIKVLQDGSVKIKMIDFDFSKDHRIKLQTNNHFYGTPLYMPFEAIFNPKINFFQADIWSLGITIYELFTFDITILPFKNAPYMVCDYKHGIVQASAIIEKCKEDYKTGHTIQLYDREVELDNKTKYLYDQIEIMIHEMLTFDPTERWTIEKIKEFYQSLMNNYEKL; encoded by the coding sequence ATGGATAATCGAACCATAACTCCGAAGTCTATCTACGTAGATACAGAAACTATATTTAACAGTATCAAAAGTCCTCCAACAAGTGAGGATAGAGGCATCTTATTCGATGATAAAGGCAACATAAAATCTATATTTTGTGATTTATCGATTTGTACTCGATTTGAAAAAACTGAAATAGTCAAAATTTCGAAAAAAACCGGCCTTGTAGCTAAAACCGTTTTCATTACCCCTTTCTATTTTTATATCAAATCCAACCAAAAAGCTCAGCTTAAGTATAAAAAATTTCGCAAAATCACTCGCTTTGAAAAAACTAGTTTAGAAGTTGCCAATTTTTTATATATAAGCAATACAAACATCACTTTAGACGAAAATCAGCTTAAATTGAATCTTAAGACAACTGCTGAACACCTTTTCTTCGATTGTTTTTCAAAGGATTCAATGTATCCTACCATAGCAGAAAAATGGTTAACAGATAAAAAAAGCTATCTTATCAATGAATTTTTTGGTCCCTCTTTATTTGACAGTCTGAACACATTATCTTTAAATCAAAGGCTATCTATTTGTTCCCAAATGATTGATTTGGTAGCGATTGCTCATGCTAAACAATTTAGTTTAGGAGATATCAAGCCTTTAAATACATTGATAAAAGTTTTGCAAGATGGTTCAGTAAAAATTAAAATGATTGATTTTGATTTCTCTAAAGATCATCGAATAAAATTACAAACAAATAATCATTTTTATGGCACCCCTCTCTATATGCCATTTGAAGCCATATTTAATCCAAAGATAAATTTTTTCCAAGCTGACATTTGGTCATTGGGAATTACAATTTATGAACTATTTACATTTGATATTACCATTTTGCCTTTTAAAAATGCTCCTTACATGGTTTGTGACTATAAGCATGGAATAGTTCAGGCATCTGCCATTATTGAAAAGTGCAAAGAAGATTACAAAACAGGACATACCATACAATTATATGATAGAGAAGTAGAGTTAGATAACAAAACAAAATATCTTTACGATCAGATAGAAATAATGATCCACGAAATGCTAACATTTGATCCAACTGAGCGTTGGACAATCGAAAAAATAAAAGAGTTTTATCAATCCTTAATGAATAATTATGAAAAACTGTAG
- the prkC_1 gene encoding Serine/threonine-protein kinase PrkC, with protein MDNYNFNNYFPTFSYPQPNYTQQSYPSYLNPQSHPNYSNQPMQHFFNGNNTGFNGNNFFTVNFNVTVNSPPESPPRIEKGVSKIVSIENIFEDIDKTHPKEIEIAKKALQINPKYKKRRGSTDQYKISKKTGLVSKTVIETKKFIYVKSNEKALSRDKSFRRITSYDKKTLLEKETAKSANFLYIGTKISSSSNVKKVQMERVQNEIHFFDTFKADDVFPLVAKKAVTNSKYSIFVQKFGICLYDLLFDSEIDLTDRQKISIAKQLVNLVKTVHLQGFTLGDLKLENIVVEHLPNQEFKVKLIDFDFSKDHTSGLIKKNDRCGTIELFSPEMIFEKKVDYFKADMWALGLTLFELFNKTGTIPFHETHATLRKLHEKGQWWNESQKEQFIKDFHSGTLIPLFEREKLDENSDEYFLYSKLEELIHGLLEFEPTKRLDILETHKSLDDLSKQLYN; from the coding sequence ATGGATAATTACAACTTTAATAACTATTTTCCCACCTTTTCCTATCCACAACCGAATTATACACAGCAAAGCTATCCTTCTTATTTAAATCCGCAAAGTCATCCCAATTATTCAAATCAGCCAATGCAACACTTTTTTAATGGCAACAATACCGGTTTTAACGGTAATAATTTTTTTACAGTTAATTTTAACGTAACGGTAAATTCGCCACCGGAAAGTCCACCTCGAATTGAAAAAGGGGTTTCAAAAATTGTTTCTATAGAAAATATCTTTGAAGATATTGACAAAACGCATCCCAAAGAAATCGAAATTGCTAAAAAAGCCTTACAAATCAACCCCAAATATAAGAAACGAAGAGGTAGCACCGATCAATATAAAATTTCTAAAAAAACCGGTTTAGTTAGCAAAACAGTTATTGAAACAAAAAAATTTATTTACGTTAAATCCAATGAAAAAGCCCTTTCACGTGACAAATCTTTTCGTCGTATTACAAGTTACGACAAGAAAACTCTGCTTGAAAAAGAAACTGCTAAAAGCGCTAATTTTTTATATATAGGAACAAAAATCTCTTCTTCTTCTAATGTGAAAAAAGTTCAAATGGAACGTGTTCAAAATGAAATACATTTTTTTGACACATTTAAAGCTGATGACGTTTTTCCCCTTGTTGCAAAAAAAGCTGTGACAAATAGCAAATATTCTATTTTTGTACAAAAGTTTGGTATTTGCTTATACGATTTACTCTTTGATAGTGAAATAGATTTAACTGATCGTCAAAAAATCTCTATAGCCAAGCAACTAGTAAACTTAGTAAAGACAGTGCATCTGCAAGGGTTTACTTTGGGCGATTTAAAACTTGAAAATATTGTTGTCGAACATTTGCCAAATCAAGAATTCAAAGTCAAATTGATCGATTTTGATTTTTCAAAAGATCACACTTCCGGTTTAATTAAGAAGAATGATCGATGTGGAACGATTGAATTATTTTCTCCCGAAATGATTTTTGAGAAAAAAGTCGATTACTTTAAAGCCGATATGTGGGCCTTGGGGTTAACTTTATTTGAACTATTTAATAAAACAGGAACAATACCGTTTCATGAAACACATGCAACTTTAAGAAAATTGCATGAAAAAGGGCAATGGTGGAATGAGAGTCAAAAAGAACAATTTATCAAAGACTTTCATTCAGGCACACTCATTCCTCTATTTGAAAGGGAAAAATTAGATGAAAATTCTGATGAATACTTTTTGTATTCAAAACTTGAAGAACTAATTCATGGCTTGCTAGAATTTGAGCCCACTAAAAGACTAGACATTCTTGAGACACATAAATCTTTAGATGACCTTAGTAAACAACTTTATAACTAA